A section of the Methanoregula formicica SMSP genome encodes:
- the moaC gene encoding cyclic pyranopterin monophosphate synthase MoaC has product MPKFTHIENDRAKMVDISGKGEVVREATAAGKIFLRPETLKAIREGTVMKGNVLATARVAATLAVKNTASIIPMCHPIPISSISVDFTDCEGYIEAVVVVKMTGRTGVEMEALTGVSVALLTVWDMVKSAEKDAAGQYPVTAITDIRVVEKKKGK; this is encoded by the coding sequence ATGCCGAAATTCACGCATATCGAGAACGACAGGGCAAAGATGGTGGATATCAGCGGCAAGGGCGAGGTTGTCCGTGAGGCTACTGCAGCGGGAAAGATCTTCCTCCGGCCGGAAACCCTGAAGGCCATACGGGAGGGGACGGTCATGAAGGGCAACGTGCTTGCTACTGCCCGGGTCGCGGCTACCCTCGCGGTCAAGAACACGGCATCCATCATCCCCATGTGCCACCCCATACCCATCAGCTCGATCTCGGTTGATTTCACGGATTGCGAGGGGTATATCGAAGCGGTTGTTGTCGTGAAGATGACGGGCCGGACCGGCGTGGAGATGGAGGCGCTGACGGGGGTATCTGTCGCTCTGCTGACCGTGTGGGACATGGTGAAGTCAGCGGAGAAGGATGCTGCCGGACAGTACCCAGTTACTGCTATTACCGATATCCGTGTGGTGGAGAAGAAGAAGGGGAAGTAG
- a CDS encoding 50S ribosomal protein L15e, producing MVKSMYAFVRDAWKRPDKSEVSELLWNRMQAWRREGAVVRIERPTRIDRARALGYKAKQGIAVARVQVRRGGRRASRYVRARRSARMGKNRLTAGKSIQRIAEERASRKFPNMEVLNSYWVGQDGKRKYYEVILVDGHHPAILADKRLAWVADPVHRGRAERGKTFAGRKGRGMRTRGKGTEKTRPSIRSHANRGK from the coding sequence ATGGTAAAGTCAATGTACGCGTTCGTCAGGGACGCATGGAAGAGACCTGACAAGTCAGAGGTATCCGAACTCCTCTGGAACCGCATGCAGGCATGGCGCCGCGAGGGTGCTGTTGTCCGCATCGAGCGCCCGACCCGTATCGACCGGGCCCGCGCCCTCGGCTACAAGGCCAAGCAGGGCATCGCAGTCGCCCGCGTGCAGGTCCGACGCGGTGGCCGCCGGGCATCCCGGTACGTCCGCGCACGCCGCTCCGCACGGATGGGCAAGAACCGGCTCACTGCCGGCAAGAGCATCCAGCGCATTGCTGAAGAACGCGCGTCCCGGAAGTTCCCGAACATGGAAGTCCTCAACTCCTACTGGGTAGGGCAGGACGGGAAGCGGAAATATTACGAGGTCATTCTTGTTGATGGCCACCACCCGGCTATTCTGGCGGACAAGCGCCTTGCATGGGTTGCAGACCCCGTCCACCGCGGCCGTGCCGAGCGCGGCAAGACATTTGCCGGTCGGAAGGGCCGTGGCATGAGGACCCGTGGCAAGGGTACCGAGAAGACCCGCCCGAGCATCCGGTCCCACGCGAACCGGGGCAAGTAA
- a CDS encoding RNase P subunit p30 family protein, translating into MKITDAAVCPYPDGDSSVRRLALEAEALGFDSFVAADTPSATFGGVEVRRGLFIQNAGMKDVISQVKRVNDSGAVVSVRAGDAGFNRGVVGLRGVHILRGVHAADKNAFDHVTAKMAADNCVAVDIDLSCLILARGIARQKAIQRYRDVMVLEQRFEFPLTLSTYARSVLDLRAVREVSGLCTLFGMDLPDVEKALAGVGAVTAPPEPAVKVV; encoded by the coding sequence ATGAAGATCACCGATGCGGCAGTCTGCCCGTACCCGGACGGGGATTCATCGGTGCGCAGGCTTGCGCTGGAAGCGGAAGCGCTGGGGTTCGACAGCTTTGTTGCTGCTGATACGCCCTCTGCGACCTTTGGCGGCGTTGAGGTCCGACGCGGCCTGTTCATCCAGAATGCCGGCATGAAGGATGTCATCTCCCAGGTGAAACGGGTGAATGATTCCGGTGCGGTCGTGTCGGTGAGAGCAGGGGATGCCGGGTTTAACCGGGGCGTTGTAGGGTTGCGGGGGGTGCACATCCTCCGCGGCGTCCATGCAGCCGACAAAAACGCCTTCGACCACGTGACCGCAAAGATGGCGGCCGACAACTGCGTTGCCGTGGATATCGATCTCTCGTGTCTCATCTTGGCACGGGGGATTGCGCGCCAGAAGGCTATCCAGCGCTACCGCGACGTAATGGTGCTCGAACAGCGTTTTGAGTTCCCTCTCACGCTCTCGACCTATGCCCGCTCGGTGCTGGACCTGCGAGCGGTCAGGGAGGTAAGCGGCCTCTGCACGCTTTTTGGCATGGACCTTCCGGATGTCGAGAAAGCGCTTGCCGGGGTCGGTGCGGTCACTGCCCCGCCGGAACCTGCCGTGAAGGTGGTCTAG
- a CDS encoding Rpp14/Pop5 family protein has protein sequence MAVRPPTLRDKRRYLLVRVDPSGTPVDQKELYYAVSDAVSSLWGDAVAGVIVQAVVCAEGDYVVIRCRRGTERELAIALSTVTRLRDMKIALRIISASGTIESLRDRMKPLSPSSSTDSPTEYRFGGREYVAVHCDGQKVDVIEKGFKNTSRLFLTTEDTETE, from the coding sequence ATGGCAGTCCGCCCTCCCACGCTCCGCGACAAACGGCGGTATCTCCTAGTCCGTGTTGATCCTTCGGGAACTCCCGTTGACCAGAAGGAGCTCTATTACGCGGTATCGGATGCGGTCTCCTCGCTCTGGGGCGACGCTGTTGCCGGGGTAATCGTCCAGGCCGTCGTCTGTGCCGAAGGCGATTACGTGGTCATCCGGTGCCGGCGGGGGACCGAACGTGAACTTGCAATTGCCCTCTCCACGGTCACCCGGCTCCGCGACATGAAGATTGCCCTGCGGATCATTTCTGCATCGGGCACCATCGAGAGCCTGCGGGACCGGATGAAACCGCTTTCCCCTTCCTCTTCAACGGATTCACCGACGGAATACCGGTTTGGCGGCAGGGAATACGTTGCCGTTCACTGTGACGGTCAGAAGGTTGATGTGATTGAAAAGGGATTTAAAAATACAAGCCGATTGTTTCTGACAACAGAAGATACGGAGACTGAATAA
- the psmA gene encoding archaeal proteasome endopeptidase complex subunit alpha: MQPQYQMGYDRAITVFSPDGRLYQVEYAREAVKRGTTAVGIKAKDGVVLIVDKRVSSKLLEASSIEKIFKIDEHIGVASSGLVGDARALVDRARVECQINRVSYDEPIEVEALSKKLCDHMQNLTQYGGIRPYGTALLIAGVSDGDCRLFETDPSGTLLEYKATGIGIGRPAAMKVFEEEYNPEAEIKDAILLGLKALHSATEGKFDVDTVEIGVIGKENPAFRKMSREEVASFVEQFKP, from the coding sequence ATGCAACCACAATACCAGATGGGATATGACCGGGCCATCACCGTCTTTTCACCTGACGGCCGGCTCTACCAGGTGGAGTATGCCCGCGAGGCCGTGAAGCGCGGGACTACTGCCGTAGGGATCAAGGCAAAGGACGGGGTCGTCCTGATTGTCGACAAGCGCGTCAGCTCCAAGCTGCTCGAGGCCTCGTCCATCGAGAAGATCTTCAAGATCGACGAGCACATCGGGGTCGCATCGAGTGGTCTTGTCGGGGATGCGCGTGCGCTCGTTGACCGGGCACGCGTGGAGTGCCAGATCAACCGCGTCTCGTACGACGAACCGATTGAGGTTGAGGCCCTGTCCAAGAAGCTCTGCGACCATATGCAGAACCTTACCCAGTACGGCGGCATCCGCCCCTACGGCACAGCGCTCCTCATTGCCGGCGTCAGCGACGGCGACTGCCGGCTCTTCGAGACCGACCCGTCCGGCACGCTCCTTGAGTACAAGGCAACGGGCATCGGCATCGGCCGCCCGGCCGCGATGAAGGTCTTCGAGGAAGAGTACAACCCCGAGGCCGAGATCAAGGATGCGATCCTCCTTGGCCTCAAGGCGCTCCACTCGGCTACCGAGGGCAAGTTCGATGTCGACACGGTCGAGATCGGAGTCATCGGCAAGGAGAACCCGGCGTTCCGAAAGATGAGCCGGGAAGAAGTGGCCTCGTTTGTGGAACAGTTCAAGCCGTGA
- a CDS encoding ribosome assembly factor SBDS: MIPLDHAVVARLESHGERFEILVDPHKAALVRQGQPVEIEDVVAALNVFGNSSKATRASDESLMKVFQTTDFDTVARKIIIKGEIHLTADQRKQMVEEKRRQVITFIARNAVNPQDGHPHPPARIERAMEEARVNIDPFKHVDEQVKETVKALRPLLPIRFEELRLAIKIPPDYAARSYGDIAAAATMEKDEWLKDGSWVCVVRIPAGIQSEFYDLINKLSKGEGQVKILNQVY, encoded by the coding sequence ATGATTCCGCTCGACCACGCCGTGGTGGCGCGCCTCGAAAGCCATGGGGAGCGCTTCGAGATCCTCGTGGACCCTCACAAGGCCGCGCTGGTAAGGCAGGGGCAGCCCGTGGAGATCGAGGATGTCGTAGCCGCGCTCAATGTCTTTGGCAATTCCTCAAAGGCCACCCGCGCTTCGGATGAATCGCTCATGAAGGTCTTCCAGACCACGGACTTCGATACGGTTGCGCGGAAGATCATCATCAAGGGCGAGATCCACCTGACTGCCGACCAGCGCAAGCAGATGGTCGAGGAGAAACGCCGGCAGGTCATCACCTTCATTGCACGGAACGCAGTGAACCCCCAGGACGGTCACCCCCATCCTCCTGCGCGGATTGAGCGTGCAATGGAAGAGGCCCGGGTCAACATCGACCCGTTTAAGCATGTTGACGAACAGGTGAAGGAGACGGTGAAAGCTCTCCGTCCGCTCCTTCCCATACGGTTTGAGGAACTCCGTCTTGCGATCAAGATCCCGCCGGATTATGCAGCGCGTTCGTACGGCGACATTGCTGCGGCAGCTACTATGGAGAAGGACGAGTGGTTAAAGGACGGCTCGTGGGTCTGCGTAGTGCGCATCCCGGCAGGGATCCAGAGCGAGTTCTACGACCTTATCAACAAGCTCTCCAAGGGCGAGGGACAGGTCAAGATCCTCAATCAAGTATATTAG
- a CDS encoding 50S ribosomal protein L37ae encodes MASSTTHKAKGKVTGSAGRFGCRYGRFVRKRVTDIEKISRALHTCPKCDMQSVSRVGTGIWECRKCGYKFAGGTYQPVTPTMKVAQRAIDRTVEEIRK; translated from the coding sequence ATGGCAAGTTCAACAACTCACAAGGCAAAGGGAAAAGTGACCGGCAGCGCCGGGCGGTTCGGTTGCCGGTATGGCAGATTCGTACGGAAGCGGGTAACCGATATCGAGAAGATCTCGCGCGCGCTCCACACCTGCCCCAAGTGTGACATGCAGTCTGTCAGCCGTGTCGGGACGGGCATCTGGGAATGCCGCAAGTGCGGGTACAAGTTCGCGGGTGGCACATACCAGCCTGTGACCCCGACCATGAAGGTTGCCCAGCGTGCGATCGACCGCACGGTTGAAGAGATCAGGAAATAA
- a CDS encoding DNA-directed RNA polymerase subunit P has protein sequence MASTYKCARCKQKVEIDVNVRCPYCGHRILFKERGAAIKELKAR, from the coding sequence ATGGCAAGTACCTACAAGTGTGCACGGTGCAAACAGAAAGTCGAGATCGACGTGAATGTCCGGTGCCCCTACTGCGGCCACCGGATCCTGTTCAAGGAACGGGGCGCGGCGATCAAAGAACTGAAAGCCCGGTAA
- a CDS encoding KEOPS complex subunit Pcc1, translating to MPHHEAVFRFTTEHAASIYRSLLPELEDEVNPRSSVSCRLEGSDTLVLTVTAQDTSSLRAALNMYLRLVTVADEVTGIVKNQEPRDSNAPVSKE from the coding sequence ATGCCGCACCATGAAGCAGTCTTCCGGTTCACCACAGAACATGCTGCAAGTATCTACCGTTCGTTGCTGCCGGAACTGGAAGACGAGGTGAACCCCCGTTCGTCGGTCTCCTGCCGGCTTGAAGGCAGCGACACCCTCGTCCTTACGGTGACCGCGCAGGACACATCCTCGCTCCGCGCAGCGCTGAACATGTACCTGCGGCTTGTCACGGTGGCCGATGAGGTTACCGGCATTGTAAAAAATCAGGAGCCGCGTGACAGCAACGCCCCTGTGTCAAAGGAATAA
- a CDS encoding prefoldin subunit beta: MNNISPKVQNQLAMLQQVQQQLQTILQQKAQFEMAVREAKRAQEEIADSPEDAVMYMSVGTVMMQKKKDVVNTKLAEKVETLELRIRSLEKQEKMLQGKFEQLQAQIKAAIEGKGAPTAA; this comes from the coding sequence ATGAACAATATCTCACCCAAGGTCCAGAACCAGCTGGCCATGCTCCAGCAGGTCCAGCAGCAGCTGCAGACGATTCTCCAGCAGAAGGCACAGTTCGAGATGGCTGTCCGCGAGGCAAAGCGTGCGCAGGAAGAGATCGCGGACTCGCCCGAGGACGCTGTCATGTACATGAGCGTTGGCACGGTCATGATGCAGAAGAAGAAGGATGTCGTGAACACGAAGCTTGCCGAGAAGGTCGAGACCCTCGAGCTCCGCATCAGGTCCTTAGAGAAGCAGGAGAAGATGCTCCAGGGCAAGTTCGAGCAGCTCCAGGCCCAGATCAAGGCAGCCATCGAGGGGAAGGGCGCCCCGACGGCTGCGTAA
- a CDS encoding PepSY domain-containing protein: protein MKKLIYLILGIAAVVAITGGLLYVTGPGPVAEAKPVDPMESIRLFIGDSEAVVVFEERMVNVAGEPYDSYRVNDDRFIVDPDTGMVTGAQFVQVPKKIQGPLSLEQAKKSARIFAQLHYSNFNSRNMVLTESQALDHGDAATEYSYTWNEQDQNINTGNLVHVSLNTDGSVRSYHARDKTAPRLEPARISKGQAIDTATRYVIETTKVSNISSTETSALLTVMPGDNNRVVWIVQVVFRYMDLRFGFEDHRGGAVYIDAMTGEVMQFDSCL, encoded by the coding sequence ATGAAAAAACTCATCTATCTTATACTGGGAATTGCAGCGGTCGTTGCGATCACAGGAGGTCTTTTATATGTGACAGGCCCCGGACCGGTTGCAGAAGCCAAACCAGTTGACCCGATGGAATCGATCCGCCTGTTCATCGGGGATTCGGAAGCAGTCGTGGTCTTTGAAGAGAGAATGGTGAATGTTGCGGGCGAACCGTATGATTCATACCGGGTGAATGACGATCGTTTTATCGTTGATCCGGATACTGGAATGGTAACCGGGGCCCAGTTTGTTCAGGTCCCGAAGAAAATTCAAGGCCCCCTCAGCCTGGAACAGGCAAAAAAATCTGCGAGAATATTTGCACAACTCCACTATAGTAACTTCAATTCCCGGAATATGGTGCTGACAGAATCGCAGGCGCTGGACCATGGTGATGCAGCAACCGAGTATTCCTATACCTGGAATGAACAAGACCAGAATATTAATACCGGCAACCTGGTCCATGTTTCTCTCAACACGGACGGGAGTGTCAGGTCTTATCATGCCCGGGACAAGACCGCACCAAGGTTGGAACCGGCCCGTATTTCGAAAGGCCAGGCGATTGATACAGCCACCAGGTACGTGATCGAGACTACAAAAGTCAGCAACATCAGCAGTACTGAAACGTCGGCACTACTGACCGTAATGCCGGGCGACAATAACCGTGTAGTCTGGATAGTACAGGTGGTGTTTCGGTATATGGATCTCCGTTTCGGGTTTGAAGATCACCGCGGAGGCGCAGTCTATATCGATGCCATGACCGGAGAGGTCATGCAATTCGACTCTTGTCTGTAA
- a CDS encoding 2-isopropylmalate synthase, with protein sequence MRGIVFFTDSAAREEVTVFDTTLRDGEQTPGIAFTFEQKLEIARQLSAIGIHAIEAGFPASSKAEKETVTAIKNLGLESKICGLARSVKADVDTCLDCNVDMVHVFIPTSDIQRENTIKKSRMEVLEITADIIGYIRKHSELCMFSAMDATRTDWDYLMKVFQTAADAGATIINVPDTVGVISPSAMKTLITRINKEVRCPIDVHCHNDFGLAVANTIAAVEAGASQVQVTVNGLGERAGNADLAQTVMIMESMYRIRTGIAKERLVETSRLVSRFSGLGIPPIQPVVGENVFSHESGIHSHGVLQNAATFEPGIMTPEMVGHRRRLTLGKHVGHHAVRQMLADAHIDPSDTQLKAIIEKVKTIANRGKRVTDADLYEIAESVMGIEINHKIFDLQDIAIMTGNHAIPTASVRAKVNGTEHVFSAVGNGPVDAALNAILGITPAKLQLKEFNIEAISGGSDAMCHVTIAVEDERGRIFDASGSGDDIVLSSVEAMVNAVNLINRA encoded by the coding sequence TTGCGGGGGATCGTCTTCTTCACCGATAGCGCAGCTCGTGAAGAAGTAACTGTTTTTGACACAACATTACGTGACGGAGAACAGACCCCTGGTATTGCATTCACATTCGAACAGAAACTCGAGATTGCCCGCCAGCTCTCCGCAATCGGCATCCATGCGATAGAGGCAGGGTTCCCTGCATCATCGAAAGCCGAGAAAGAGACGGTAACGGCTATCAAGAACCTCGGCCTGGAATCGAAAATTTGCGGGCTTGCCCGTTCCGTGAAAGCCGATGTGGACACCTGCCTTGACTGTAACGTCGACATGGTGCACGTCTTCATTCCGACTTCGGATATCCAGCGCGAGAACACGATCAAGAAATCGAGGATGGAAGTCCTGGAGATCACGGCCGACATCATCGGCTATATCCGGAAGCATTCCGAGCTCTGCATGTTCTCTGCTATGGACGCAACGAGGACGGACTGGGATTACCTCATGAAGGTATTCCAGACTGCCGCAGATGCCGGTGCTACGATCATCAACGTGCCCGACACGGTGGGAGTCATCTCGCCTTCAGCGATGAAGACGCTGATTACCCGGATCAACAAAGAGGTCCGGTGCCCCATCGATGTCCACTGCCATAACGACTTCGGCCTCGCGGTGGCTAACACCATCGCGGCAGTCGAGGCCGGCGCCTCGCAGGTGCAGGTGACCGTGAACGGCCTTGGCGAGCGTGCGGGCAATGCCGACCTTGCCCAGACCGTCATGATCATGGAGTCAATGTACCGGATCAGGACAGGAATTGCAAAAGAGCGGCTCGTTGAGACCTCACGCCTCGTCTCCCGCTTCTCCGGCCTCGGCATCCCGCCCATCCAGCCGGTTGTCGGGGAGAACGTCTTCTCCCACGAGAGCGGTATCCACTCCCATGGCGTGCTCCAGAACGCAGCCACGTTCGAGCCGGGCATCATGACGCCCGAAATGGTCGGCCACCGCAGGAGGCTTACGCTCGGGAAACACGTGGGACACCACGCGGTGCGCCAGATGCTCGCGGATGCCCACATCGATCCCAGCGACACACAACTCAAAGCAATCATCGAGAAGGTCAAGACCATTGCCAACCGTGGTAAACGGGTAACGGATGCCGATCTCTATGAAATTGCCGAGAGCGTGATGGGCATCGAGATCAACCACAAGATATTCGACCTCCAGGACATTGCCATCATGACGGGCAACCACGCCATCCCGACAGCCAGCGTCCGGGCAAAGGTGAACGGTACGGAGCATGTCTTCTCGGCGGTAGGGAACGGCCCGGTTGACGCAGCGCTGAACGCGATCCTCGGGATCACTCCTGCAAAACTCCAGCTCAAGGAGTTCAACATCGAGGCTATCTCGGGCGGCTCGGACGCGATGTGCCACGTCACCATCGCGGTCGAGGATGAGCGCGGCCGGATCTTCGATGCCAGCGGCAGCGGAGACGATATCGTGCTGTCGTCCGTCGAGGCGATGGTCAACGCGGTGAACCTGATCAACCGGGCGTAA
- a CDS encoding cache domain-containing protein, translating into MNQWAPILIFLLITGLLLAAGCTGALPAQKSQSQTPVPPASRPTGESLAKVTLAGLTGQVKEAVAFAQENGRETAISAFNDPNGSFVRNGVYIFAESYDGTALAEPFEHELVGTNILDMTDRYGVPLVKKLGETARFGIGYVSYDYPNPQDTMVARPKLSVVADVDGTYYVGAGTYAGFGMVYPSTGIGQKNRDYTTGDLTAFVKSAVAYAKANGKEKALAAFNDPKGQFADGELTLIAVDYNGTVLANPLTPDTANNRINLINYHDPDGVTTIREMRDLSLSGGGFSYTVVAATKGGKTWYAPKIDYAEPVDDTYWVFSGIIVPEYEQLREGNLTGITVRNHTRTELYDLVDRTVTYAKANGREKTLAEINNPGGQFVNGDLFVWAEDFNGTILADPYWKEGIGKNWMDYMDPYGSKTTVLNINAIRSGTGFTHAMFMDTAAGQKSSVPKLLYAQAVDDTWWIGSGIYGVQGP; encoded by the coding sequence ATGAACCAGTGGGCACCGATCCTCATTTTTCTCCTGATCACCGGACTCCTCCTTGCTGCCGGCTGCACCGGGGCCCTGCCGGCGCAGAAGAGCCAGAGCCAGACTCCCGTTCCCCCGGCTTCCCGACCTACCGGGGAATCCTTGGCAAAAGTCACCCTTGCCGGCCTGACAGGTCAGGTGAAGGAAGCCGTTGCCTTTGCGCAGGAGAACGGCAGGGAAACGGCGATATCCGCATTCAATGATCCGAACGGTTCGTTTGTCAGGAATGGCGTATACATCTTTGCCGAGAGTTATGACGGCACCGCACTTGCAGAACCGTTCGAGCACGAACTCGTCGGGACAAACATCCTGGACATGACGGACAGGTATGGCGTCCCGCTGGTAAAAAAGCTGGGTGAAACCGCCCGGTTCGGGATTGGGTATGTAAGCTATGATTACCCCAACCCGCAGGACACAATGGTTGCCAGGCCAAAACTCTCTGTTGTCGCTGATGTTGACGGGACATACTATGTCGGCGCCGGCACCTATGCCGGGTTCGGGATGGTTTATCCCTCGACCGGCATTGGTCAAAAGAACCGGGACTACACGACCGGCGACCTCACCGCGTTCGTGAAGAGCGCTGTTGCATATGCAAAGGCAAACGGGAAGGAGAAGGCGCTCGCTGCATTCAATGATCCGAAAGGGCAGTTCGCAGACGGGGAACTTACGCTCATTGCCGTGGACTACAACGGCACGGTGCTCGCCAACCCCCTCACGCCGGATACCGCAAACAACCGGATCAACCTGATCAACTACCATGACCCGGATGGTGTCACCACCATCCGCGAGATGCGGGACCTCTCCCTCTCGGGCGGCGGGTTCTCGTACACGGTTGTGGCCGCGACAAAGGGCGGTAAGACATGGTATGCACCCAAGATCGACTATGCCGAGCCCGTTGATGACACTTACTGGGTCTTCTCCGGTATCATCGTGCCGGAGTACGAGCAGCTCCGCGAGGGCAACCTGACCGGCATCACCGTGCGCAATCACACGCGGACGGAACTGTACGATCTTGTCGACCGGACAGTAACCTATGCGAAAGCAAACGGGAGGGAGAAGACTCTTGCAGAGATCAACAACCCGGGCGGGCAGTTCGTGAACGGGGACCTCTTTGTCTGGGCCGAGGACTTCAATGGAACGATCCTCGCCGATCCCTACTGGAAAGAGGGCATAGGGAAAAACTGGATGGACTACATGGATCCGTACGGCTCAAAGACAACCGTTCTCAACATCAATGCTATCCGGAGCGGCACCGGGTTCACGCACGCGATGTTCATGGACACGGCCGCAGGGCAGAAATCTTCCGTGCCGAAACTGCTGTACGCACAAGCTGTTGACGACACATGGTGGATCGGCAGCGGGATCTATGGCGTGCAGGGTCCCTGA
- a CDS encoding Yip1 family protein, whose amino-acid sequence MMIDAILSKVKGFIVSPVESFQAARPDGTDAVVPYLITLLLVHAAMTAIISLVGISVMGMLSPMMPRFAMPVVIFFGVLIGGAIVTILFSLWLHLWVYLLGGRKGLFETAKAVIYGMTPGMLLGWIPFVGFLFCLWSVVLQIIGIRELQEMGSGKALVAMIIGVMVPLIVLVLLAMYFFISTVSMSAVPVAPYNAI is encoded by the coding sequence ATGATGATCGATGCAATACTTTCGAAGGTGAAGGGGTTCATCGTGAGCCCTGTTGAGAGTTTCCAGGCTGCACGTCCCGATGGGACGGATGCGGTCGTGCCCTACCTCATTACCCTGCTCCTCGTCCATGCCGCCATGACGGCGATTATTTCCCTTGTCGGCATCAGCGTCATGGGAATGCTTTCGCCCATGATGCCACGGTTCGCGATGCCGGTCGTGATCTTCTTTGGCGTGCTGATCGGGGGGGCGATCGTTACAATCCTCTTCTCGCTCTGGCTGCACCTGTGGGTATATCTCCTTGGGGGGAGGAAGGGACTTTTTGAAACGGCGAAGGCCGTCATCTACGGAATGACCCCGGGAATGCTGCTGGGATGGATCCCGTTTGTCGGTTTCCTCTTCTGCCTGTGGTCGGTTGTCCTGCAGATCATCGGCATCCGCGAGCTGCAGGAAATGGGCAGCGGAAAGGCGCTCGTTGCCATGATCATTGGCGTGATGGTGCCGCTCATCGTCCTTGTGCTGCTGGCGATGTACTTCTTCATCAGTACTGTCAGCATGTCTGCCGTGCCGGTTGCGCCCTATAACGCAATCTAA
- a CDS encoding YkgJ family cysteine cluster protein: MVFSCRQCGTCCMFLGDYIAIEEQTGPFSFACESVSTGTPFIAEVDDDKREIFRDHAFPDAHPHACRFLRPDGDLLRCTIHRDSPPQCKFYRCVALRVSDKQGRSLGYVTGALALHSEDPELRSAWNEAERGRPRSDEDAEPWIAAFLRQKGFRVE, from the coding sequence ATGGTCTTCTCCTGCCGGCAGTGCGGCACCTGCTGCATGTTTCTGGGCGATTATATCGCGATCGAAGAGCAGACCGGGCCGTTCTCGTTTGCCTGTGAATCGGTCTCGACCGGCACGCCGTTCATTGCCGAAGTTGACGATGACAAGCGTGAGATCTTCCGGGATCATGCATTTCCCGATGCGCACCCCCATGCCTGCCGCTTCCTCCGCCCGGACGGGGATCTCCTGCGCTGTACTATCCACCGCGACAGCCCGCCCCAGTGCAAGTTCTACCGGTGCGTGGCACTGCGGGTATCCGATAAACAGGGCAGGTCTCTTGGGTACGTAACCGGGGCGCTCGCCCTTCATTCCGAAGACCCCGAGCTCAGGTCTGCATGGAATGAGGCTGAACGGGGACGGCCACGGTCCGATGAAGATGCTGAACCCTGGATCGCTGCATTTCTCCGGCAAAAAGGATTCCGGGTGGAATGA